Within the Gordonia westfalica genome, the region CGGCGCGCGCGATACCGGCCACCAGTTCGCGTACCGCGGTGTTGCGTCGCGGGTCGGCGAGCGCCTGGTCGCCGGCGATGCCGAATCCGTAACCGTTGGAGACGCCTTCGGCGGTGACCAGGGTCTTCGGATTGTTCTCCAACTGCACGATCGCGGTGTACGGGTCCCAGATGGCCCAGGCGTCGACGTTGCCGGAGGTGAACGCGGACAGCGCGTCTGCGGGCTGCAGGAACACCGGCTCGACGTCCTTGCCGGGGCCGAGGGTCAGGTTGGCCTTGTTGAGCTGCAGCAGCAGGTGTCCGTGTGCGGAGCTGCCCTTGGCGACGGCGACCTTCTTTCCGGCGAGATCGGCGACCGAGGTGAGAGTCGAGTTCCCCGGGATCAGGATGGCGTCGCCGGACGCATTGTTCGAGAAGGCGGCCACGACCTTGACCTTCGCGTTCGACGCGGCGCCGAAGATGGGCGGGGTGTTGCCGGTGACGGCGAAGTCGATCTTGCCCGCGGTGGCCGCCTCGATCTGCGGCGGTCCCGACGTGAAGGTGGAGAAATCGACCGTGAACGGCAGCTTCTCGAGTTCACCGGAAGCACGCAGAAGCGCTGCGGTGCCGCCCTTCTGATCACCGACGTGGAGCGTGAGGTCTTGCAGCGAGGAGACGTCGACGGTCTCGTCGGCGATCGAGTCGGTGGCATCGTCCCGCTGGACGCAGCCGGCCAGGCCCACTGTCAGTGCGGCGGTGACGAGCACGGCGGCGAGGACGCGTCGGCCGGAGGGTCTGGGACGAGACGGGCGTGCGGGAACGTCGGAGTTCGTCATGGCGAGGTGCTTTCGGTGTCGGAGTACAGGTGGGTGAACGGTCAGTGCGCGGGCTCGGCGACGCCGAGCGCGGTGAGGAGTTCGGCACGCAGCCGCGGGATCTCGGGATCGA harbors:
- a CDS encoding ABC transporter substrate-binding protein — protein: MTNSDVPARPSRPRPSGRRVLAAVLVTAALTVGLAGCVQRDDATDSIADETVDVSSLQDLTLHVGDQKGGTAALLRASGELEKLPFTVDFSTFTSGPPQIEAATAGKIDFAVTGNTPPIFGAASNAKVKVVAAFSNNASGDAILIPGNSTLTSVADLAGKKVAVAKGSSAHGHLLLQLNKANLTLGPGKDVEPVFLQPADALSAFTSGNVDAWAIWDPYTAIVQLENNPKTLVTAEGVSNGYGFGIAGDQALADPRRNTAVRELVAGIARAGNWAKANPDVWAEKYSAEIGIDPRAGKVAQGRSLRPAVPLDGSVVESLQKLADAFAESGQLQGEVDFAAFVDNRYDGALTEYFAEPAS